The region GAAGCACGCTGGCCTTCCAGCGGTCCGTGCGCTACGCCGCGGTCGTCATAGGCTGCTATGCCGCCTATGCCATGGGCGCCAACAACGTCGGCAACGCCATGGCGCCGTACGTGGCCGTCGGCGTGATCGGGGCCTCCTCCGGAGCCGCCCTGGGTGGCGCGGCCATAGCGCTAGGCGTGCTGACCTACAGCCATCGCGTCATCATGGTGGTAGGAAAGCAGATTACGGCGCTGGATCCGATCTCCGCCCTGGTGGCGACCACGGCCACGGCGATCACGATCCACCTGTTCACCCAGATTGGGATCCCCGTGTCCACCTCGCAGGCGATCGTCGGCGCGGTCGTCGGGGTCGGCCTCACCAAGGGGGTCATGGGCGTCAACCGCCGAACCTTGATGGTGATCCCGGCCGGATGGGTGGTCAGCGTCGCCGGCTCGGGCGCCGCGGCCTGGCTTCTTCTGGTGGCCTACCGCGCGACCCAATGAGATCCCTGATTCGAGGCGGGCCATGGCCCGGCAGCCGGGACGGCCCAGGGAGGCATCCATGCCCAATGTCGTGGTACTGACAACAGGCGGTACGATCTCGACCCGCGATGCGGACGGCCGCGGGGCCACACCTGTCCTGCGCGGCGCCGACCTGCTGCGCGAGATCCCGGGGCTCGACGCGGTCGCCTCGCTAACAGTAGAAGAGTTCGACTTCATCCCGGGCGCCTTCATGACGCTCGAGAAGATCCTCGAGTTGAGCCGCCGCGCCTCGGAGATCATCACGCGGCCGGAGGTGGCGGGCCTGGTCATCACCCACGGGACCGACACGCTCGAGGAGTCTGCCTACTACCTGCACCTGACGGTGGGCGGCCAGACTCCGGTGGTCTTCACCGGTGCGATGCGCAACGCCTCGCAGATCGGGTTCGACGGTTATCGCAACCTCTACGACGCGATCCGCACGGCGGCCTCGCCCGAGGCGCGGGGGCGCGGGGTATTGGTGGTCCTGAACGAGGAGGTCCATTCAGCACGGTGGGTGACCAAAACCAGCGGGCAGAAGGAGGATACCTACAAGTCACCGGTGACCGGCCCGGCGGGTCTTGCGTACGGGGACCGGATCGCGTTCGTGGCCGCGCCGTACCCGCGGCGCGTGCTGCCCAACGCCATGGAGCCCAAGGTGGACCTGATCCGCCTGGCCGTGGGCGTTGATGACCGATTTCTCCGCTGCAGCCTGGAGAGCGGATCTAGAGGAATCGTGATAGAAGCCTTCGGCGGCGGCCGGGTGCCGCCACCGCTGCTGCCTGCCATCGGTGACGTGCTGGG is a window of Armatimonadota bacterium DNA encoding:
- a CDS encoding inorganic phosphate transporter yields the protein STLAFQRSVRYAAVVIGCYAAYAMGANNVGNAMAPYVAVGVIGASSGAALGGAAIALGVLTYSHRVIMVVGKQITALDPISALVATTATAITIHLFTQIGIPVSTSQAIVGAVVGVGLTKGVMGVNRRTLMVIPAGWVVSVAGSGAAAWLLLVAYRATQ
- a CDS encoding asparaginase yields the protein MARQPGRPREASMPNVVVLTTGGTISTRDADGRGATPVLRGADLLREIPGLDAVASLTVEEFDFIPGAFMTLEKILELSRRASEIITRPEVAGLVITHGTDTLEESAYYLHLTVGGQTPVVFTGAMRNASQIGFDGYRNLYDAIRTAASPEARGRGVLVVLNEEVHSARWVTKTSGQKEDTYKSPVTGPAGLAYGDRIAFVAAPYPRRVLPNAMEPKVDLIRLAVGVDDRFLRCSLESGSRGIVIEAFGGGRVPPPLLPAIGDVLGAGVPVVVTTRCIAGEMWNGYGYPGAHRDLLARGVYFVHDLPGHKARLKLAVGLGNGLRGEALRDYLAAEA